One stretch of Streptomyces hygroscopicus DNA includes these proteins:
- a CDS encoding carbon-nitrogen hydrolase — MSPLRTALLQNSGHPGDPAGNLKVLDEAAADAAADGAGLLVTAEMFLTGYAIGGGGVRELAEPADGPSGRAVAEIAATHGLAILYGYPESHAGAVYNSARLVGADGAELANYRKSHLYGCFERASFTPGETPVVQATIGELTVGILICYDVEFPENVRAHALAGTDLLLVPTAQMHPFEFVAESVIPVRAFESQMYIAYVNRSGVEGEFDFVGLSCLAGPDGATCLRAGRGEELLLGDVAPKLLTTSRRINPYLRDRRPGLYSSLG; from the coding sequence ATGTCGCCGCTGCGCACCGCTCTGCTCCAGAACTCCGGTCACCCCGGCGATCCCGCCGGAAACCTCAAGGTCCTCGACGAGGCCGCCGCCGACGCGGCCGCCGACGGGGCCGGGCTGCTGGTCACCGCGGAGATGTTCCTCACGGGATACGCGATTGGCGGCGGCGGCGTACGGGAGCTGGCCGAGCCCGCCGACGGGCCGAGCGGCCGGGCCGTGGCCGAGATCGCCGCGACGCACGGTCTCGCCATCCTCTACGGCTACCCCGAGAGCCACGCGGGCGCCGTGTACAACTCCGCACGGCTCGTCGGGGCGGACGGCGCCGAGCTGGCCAACTACCGCAAGTCCCATCTCTACGGCTGCTTCGAGCGGGCGTCGTTCACCCCCGGTGAGACGCCCGTCGTCCAGGCCACCATCGGCGAGCTGACCGTCGGCATCCTGATCTGCTACGACGTGGAGTTCCCCGAGAACGTACGGGCCCATGCCCTGGCCGGGACCGATCTGCTGCTGGTGCCCACCGCGCAGATGCACCCCTTCGAGTTCGTCGCCGAATCGGTGATTCCGGTGCGGGCCTTCGAGAGCCAGATGTACATCGCGTACGTCAACCGCAGCGGCGTCGAGGGCGAGTTCGACTTTGTCGGCCTGAGCTGTCTGGCCGGGCCCGACGGCGCCACCTGTCTGCGCGCCGGCCGCGGCGAGGAACTCCTCCTCGGCGATGTCGCCCCCAAGCTGCTGACCACCTCGCGCCGGATCAACCCGTATCTGCGGGACCGCCGCCCCGGTCTGTACTCCTCCCTCGGCTGA
- a CDS encoding AsnC family transcriptional regulator — MRLNDLDERIVHALAEDARRSYADIGELVGLSAPAVKRRVDRLRAEGAITGFTVRVDPVALGWETEGFIELYCRHNTSPDAIRRGLSRYPEVVSASTVTGDADAVVQVFASDMRHFERVLERIAGEPFVERTKSVLVLSPLLRRFSSGAPT; from the coding sequence GTGCGACTGAATGATCTCGACGAACGCATCGTCCACGCCCTCGCCGAGGACGCCCGCCGCTCCTACGCCGACATCGGCGAACTGGTCGGACTGTCCGCGCCCGCCGTCAAACGGCGGGTGGACCGGCTGCGCGCGGAGGGAGCCATCACCGGCTTCACGGTGCGGGTCGACCCGGTGGCGCTGGGATGGGAGACCGAGGGTTTCATCGAGCTCTACTGCCGCCACAACACCTCGCCGGACGCCATCCGCCGGGGCCTGTCGCGCTATCCCGAGGTGGTGTCCGCGTCGACCGTCACCGGTGACGCGGACGCCGTCGTCCAGGTCTTCGCCTCCGATATGCGTCACTTCGAGCGGGTGCTGGAGCGGATCGCGGGGGAGCCGTTCGTGGAGCGCACCAAGTCCGTGCTGGTGCTCTCGCCCCTGCTGCGAAGGTTCAGCTCGGGTGCCCCTACGTAG
- a CDS encoding amino acid permease: MLEHGAAPPATQQPESDPPVGGLGARLMRRKPVERLVAEGGQGEGGSLRRSMGMWQLTMISIGATLGTGIFVVLGEAVPDAGPAVIVSFVIAGLTALFSALSYAELAGTIPVSGSSYSYAYATMGELIAWVCGWCLILEYGVSVAAVAVGWGEYLNELLDGTLGVTIPDALAAPPGDGGIFNLPALLVVLLAMAFLLGGAKESARANTVMVGVKIAALILFCAVAFTGIRAGNYTPFMPLGMAGVSAAGATLFFSYIGFDAASTAGEEAKNPQRDLPRAIMLSLIIVTALYCLVAAVAVGALPWKKFSGSEAALASIMKDVTGQDAWAVLLAAGAVVAIASVVLTVLYGQTRILFAMSRDGLVPKVFSTVHARTGVPRANTVIVSLFCGVLAAAIPLGQLADATSIGTLFAFALVNIAVIMLRRTRPDMPRTFRVPLSPLFPVIGFALCLWMMGSLQFVTWVVFGCWMAVGLVLYFAYGLRRSRLATAEK, encoded by the coding sequence GTGTTGGAGCACGGCGCAGCACCGCCCGCCACCCAGCAACCGGAATCAGACCCTCCGGTCGGCGGGCTGGGCGCCCGGCTGATGCGGCGCAAGCCGGTGGAGCGGCTGGTCGCCGAGGGCGGCCAGGGTGAGGGCGGCAGCCTGCGGCGCTCCATGGGCATGTGGCAGCTCACCATGATCAGCATTGGGGCCACCCTGGGCACCGGCATCTTCGTGGTGCTCGGCGAGGCCGTGCCGGACGCCGGTCCCGCGGTCATCGTGTCGTTCGTCATCGCCGGGCTCACCGCGCTGTTCTCCGCGCTGTCCTACGCCGAGCTGGCGGGCACCATCCCCGTCTCCGGCTCCTCCTACTCCTACGCCTACGCCACGATGGGCGAGCTGATCGCCTGGGTCTGCGGCTGGTGTCTGATCCTGGAGTACGGCGTCTCGGTGGCGGCCGTCGCCGTCGGCTGGGGCGAGTACCTCAACGAACTGCTCGACGGCACCCTCGGCGTGACCATCCCCGACGCCCTGGCCGCCCCGCCCGGGGACGGCGGGATCTTCAATCTGCCCGCCCTGCTCGTGGTGCTGCTGGCCATGGCGTTCCTGCTGGGCGGCGCCAAGGAGAGCGCCCGCGCCAACACGGTCATGGTGGGGGTGAAGATCGCGGCGCTGATCCTCTTCTGCGCCGTCGCCTTCACCGGCATCCGGGCGGGCAACTACACCCCGTTCATGCCGCTGGGCATGGCGGGCGTCAGCGCCGCCGGCGCCACCCTCTTCTTCTCCTACATCGGCTTCGACGCCGCCTCCACGGCCGGTGAGGAGGCCAAGAACCCCCAGCGCGACCTGCCCCGCGCGATCATGCTGTCGCTGATCATCGTCACCGCGCTGTACTGCCTGGTCGCCGCCGTCGCGGTGGGCGCCCTGCCGTGGAAGAAGTTCTCGGGCTCCGAGGCCGCGCTCGCCTCGATCATGAAGGATGTCACCGGACAGGACGCCTGGGCCGTGCTGCTGGCCGCCGGAGCGGTCGTCGCGATCGCCTCCGTGGTGCTGACCGTGCTCTACGGCCAGACCCGCATCCTCTTCGCGATGTCCCGGGACGGGCTGGTGCCCAAGGTCTTCTCCACCGTCCACGCCAGGACCGGGGTGCCCCGCGCCAACACCGTGATCGTCTCGCTCTTCTGCGGGGTCCTGGCCGCCGCGATCCCGCTCGGCCAGCTCGCCGACGCCACCAGCATCGGCACGCTCTTCGCCTTCGCGCTGGTCAACATCGCCGTGATCATGCTGCGCCGGACCCGGCCCGATATGCCCCGCACCTTCCGGGTGCCGCTGTCCCCGCTCTTCCCGGTGATCGGCTTCGCGCTGTGTCTGTGGATGATGGGCAGCCTGCAGTTCGTGACCTGGGTGGTCTTCGGCTGCTGGATGGCCGTCGGCCTTGTGCTGTACTTCGCATACGGCTTGCGCCGATCCCGACTGGCCACAGCAGAGAAGTGA
- a CDS encoding membrane protein, whose translation MTYTEPRPGGYGPPPTGHRHAPAPPPGERYEAAADYEMNPFPLPDPETIEGRWDLEGDLARLLQTTSPEESVHTTGPIGPVAPLHTPSPTHVRGRGKRRRVRFRLPTLPWLHVISLIFAAVTTVIVAMLSVLGGMISYRPLRYLASPSTSESMAAWWPLLVYGPWLVASLSVLRAALHRRGAGHSWAVVVLFSTIAVFLCVAHAPRNAPSMAVAGLPPVAALVSFHQLVRQITLTSPPRHALPRTRGERGVAR comes from the coding sequence ATGACGTACACCGAGCCGAGGCCGGGCGGCTACGGGCCCCCACCCACCGGCCACCGGCACGCCCCCGCGCCCCCTCCCGGGGAGCGGTACGAGGCGGCAGCCGATTATGAGATGAATCCTTTCCCCCTGCCCGACCCGGAGACCATCGAGGGCCGCTGGGACCTGGAGGGAGACCTCGCCCGGCTGCTCCAGACGACCTCCCCCGAGGAGTCGGTGCACACCACCGGCCCCATCGGACCGGTCGCTCCCCTCCACACCCCCTCCCCCACGCATGTGCGGGGGCGTGGCAAGCGCCGCCGGGTCCGCTTCCGGCTGCCGACGCTGCCGTGGCTGCATGTGATCAGCCTGATCTTCGCGGCGGTCACCACGGTCATCGTCGCCATGCTGAGCGTGCTCGGCGGAATGATCTCCTACCGCCCGCTGCGCTATCTGGCCTCCCCGAGCACCTCGGAGTCCATGGCGGCGTGGTGGCCCCTGCTGGTCTACGGACCCTGGCTGGTCGCCTCGCTGTCGGTGCTGCGGGCCGCCCTGCACCGCCGGGGCGCGGGGCACTCATGGGCCGTGGTGGTGCTCTTCTCCACCATCGCGGTGTTCCTGTGCGTCGCACACGCCCCGAGGAACGCGCCCAGCATGGCCGTGGCCGGTCTTCCCCCGGTCGCCGCGCTGGTCTCGTTCCACCAGCTGGTCCGGCAGATCACCCTCACCAGCCCGCCGCGCCACGCGCTGCCCCGCACCCGGGGTGAGCGCGGAGTGGCGAGGTGA
- a CDS encoding inosine 5'-monophosphate dehydrogenase, whose product MRFLEPGTGRHVESSPVPYDLTYDDVFMVPSRSAVGSRQGVDLASPDGTGTTIPLVVANMTAIAGRRMAETVARRGGLVVIPQDIPIDVVTDVIRWVKSRDLVLDTPIVLAPTGTVADALSLLPKRAHGAGVVVEDGRPVGVVTESDLTGVDRFTQLSEVMSRELMVLDAAIDPQEAFNRLDAAHRKLAPAVDADGKLAGILTRKGALRATLYKPAVDAGGRLRIAGAVGVNGDLEGRTKALLDAGVDALVVDTAHGHQESMISALKAVRGLGPRVPVVAGNVVAAEGVRDLIEAGADIVKVGVGPGAMCTTRMMTGVGRPQFSAVLECAAEARKFGKHIWADGGIRHPRDVAMALAAGASNVMVGSWFAGTYESPGDLQHTADGRPYKESFGMASARAVRNRTSDESAYERARKGLFEEGISTSRMFLDPARPGVEDLIDSIIAGVRSSCTYAGAGSLEEFHERSVVGVQSAAGYAEGKPLHASWD is encoded by the coding sequence ATGCGTTTCCTCGAGCCCGGTACGGGGCGCCACGTGGAATCTTCCCCGGTTCCCTACGACCTGACGTACGACGATGTGTTCATGGTGCCGAGCCGCTCCGCGGTCGGCTCCCGCCAGGGGGTGGACCTGGCCTCACCCGACGGCACCGGCACCACCATTCCACTCGTCGTCGCCAACATGACCGCGATCGCCGGCCGCCGCATGGCCGAGACGGTCGCCCGTCGCGGTGGCCTCGTCGTCATTCCGCAGGACATCCCGATCGACGTCGTCACGGACGTGATCCGCTGGGTCAAGAGCCGCGATCTGGTGCTGGACACCCCGATCGTCCTCGCCCCGACCGGCACCGTCGCCGACGCGCTGTCGCTGCTGCCCAAGCGGGCACACGGCGCGGGCGTGGTGGTCGAGGACGGGCGTCCGGTGGGCGTGGTGACCGAGTCCGACCTGACCGGCGTGGACCGCTTCACCCAACTCTCCGAGGTGATGTCGCGCGAGCTGATGGTGCTCGACGCCGCCATCGACCCTCAGGAGGCGTTCAACCGCCTCGACGCCGCCCACCGCAAGCTCGCCCCCGCCGTCGACGCGGACGGGAAGCTGGCGGGCATCCTGACCCGCAAGGGCGCGCTGCGCGCGACGCTCTACAAGCCCGCGGTGGACGCGGGCGGCCGACTGCGGATCGCGGGCGCCGTCGGGGTCAACGGCGATCTGGAGGGCCGTACGAAGGCGCTCCTGGACGCCGGGGTGGACGCCCTCGTCGTGGACACCGCCCACGGCCACCAGGAGTCGATGATCAGCGCGCTCAAGGCGGTCCGCGGCCTGGGCCCGCGGGTGCCGGTGGTGGCGGGCAACGTGGTCGCCGCCGAGGGGGTGCGCGACCTCATCGAGGCCGGTGCCGACATCGTCAAGGTCGGCGTCGGGCCGGGCGCGATGTGCACCACCCGCATGATGACCGGCGTGGGCCGGCCGCAGTTCTCCGCGGTGCTGGAATGCGCCGCCGAGGCGCGGAAGTTCGGCAAGCACATCTGGGCGGACGGTGGCATCCGGCACCCCCGCGACGTCGCCATGGCGCTCGCGGCCGGGGCGTCCAACGTCATGGTCGGCTCCTGGTTCGCGGGCACGTACGAGTCGCCCGGCGACCTCCAGCACACCGCCGACGGCCGGCCGTACAAGGAGAGCTTCGGCATGGCGTCGGCACGCGCGGTGCGCAACCGCACCAGCGACGAGTCGGCGTACGAGCGGGCCCGCAAGGGGCTGTTCGAGGAGGGCATCTCCACCTCGCGGATGTTCCTGGACCCGGCCCGGCCGGGGGTCGAGGACCTGATCGACTCGATCATCGCGGGCGTGCGCAGCTCCTGCACCTACGCGGGCGCCGGGTCGCTGGAGGAGTTCCACGAGCGGTCCGTGGTGGGCGTGCAGAGCGCCGCGGGCTACGCGGAGGGCAAGCCGCTCCACGCAAGCTGGGACTGA
- a CDS encoding lantibiotic dehydratase, translated as MLSPSTGSPAPGALFGRFAYLLDDVEEVGELARRSAADSARDGALQAHLDFLPLRGRDANVARVRPFWTERVAVGCFADRASPAVRGVGDLALAADPDRLYLVDASTGQEINPRVPTMLDPRRAPAAVRLLREVPTMGSWPSCVWTWGRLSTLPHLPRVRFGRTVLAPARWRLTDPGLMDSSLSDAEWERRLDGWRARWNVPDRVAVGGGDHRVELDLTAPLHRMVLRRELGRGKDVTAYETPEDAGAGDGWLATDQGAFSSELVIPLPPARPAPGESPAVRAPARRISPVGPPVPRHSREWLYGRLYTYANRQDEVLAEHLPRLLAALPPAVDRWFFIRYADPAGAHLRLRFHGDPATLHGELTPGVLDWVEQLRDLRLAGAFVIDGYEPETHRYGGHEAIEAAETVFHHDSVAAVEQLRLRAADAVGVEPQVLAAANYLDLTRQVHGDRWTDWWLRDPRDEEHHAYFRERRAAALRLLDGGLRAAFPAEGAAAALTALDARAAAMRAYASVAADPSVLASVLHMHHNRLIGTSRTSEGRSLAVARGLAQAEHGRRRHLG; from the coding sequence GTGCTCTCCCCGTCGACGGGATCGCCGGCCCCGGGCGCGCTCTTCGGCCGGTTCGCCTACCTCCTCGACGACGTGGAGGAGGTAGGCGAGTTGGCGCGCCGTTCCGCCGCCGACTCGGCCCGGGACGGCGCGCTCCAGGCGCACCTGGACTTCCTGCCCCTGAGGGGGCGCGACGCCAATGTGGCCCGCGTTCGGCCGTTCTGGACCGAGCGGGTCGCGGTGGGCTGCTTCGCGGACCGCGCCTCGCCCGCCGTACGGGGAGTGGGCGATCTCGCGCTGGCCGCCGACCCGGACCGGCTGTATCTCGTGGACGCCTCGACCGGGCAGGAGATCAATCCGCGGGTTCCGACCATGCTCGACCCGCGGCGCGCCCCCGCGGCGGTCCGGCTGCTGCGCGAGGTGCCGACGATGGGGAGCTGGCCCTCGTGCGTATGGACATGGGGGCGTCTGTCCACCCTTCCCCACCTGCCCCGCGTCCGGTTCGGCAGGACGGTCCTCGCCCCCGCCCGATGGCGGCTGACCGACCCCGGCCTCATGGACTCCTCCCTCTCCGACGCGGAGTGGGAGCGCCGCCTGGACGGCTGGCGGGCGCGCTGGAACGTGCCCGACCGGGTCGCCGTCGGCGGAGGCGACCACCGGGTGGAACTCGACCTGACCGCCCCGCTCCACCGCATGGTGCTGCGCCGCGAGCTCGGCCGGGGCAAGGACGTGACGGCGTACGAGACTCCCGAGGACGCGGGGGCGGGCGACGGCTGGCTCGCCACCGACCAGGGGGCGTTCAGCAGCGAACTGGTGATTCCGCTGCCGCCCGCCCGCCCGGCGCCCGGCGAGTCCCCGGCCGTCCGGGCCCCGGCGCGGCGGATCAGCCCGGTCGGTCCGCCCGTCCCGCGGCACAGCCGCGAGTGGCTCTACGGCAGGCTCTACACCTACGCCAACCGCCAGGACGAGGTGCTGGCCGAGCACCTGCCCCGGCTGCTGGCGGCCCTGCCGCCCGCGGTGGACCGCTGGTTCTTCATCCGCTACGCCGATCCGGCCGGCGCGCATCTGCGGCTGCGCTTCCACGGCGACCCCGCCACGCTCCACGGCGAGCTGACACCGGGCGTCCTCGACTGGGTGGAGCAGCTCCGCGACCTGCGCCTGGCCGGGGCGTTCGTCATCGACGGCTATGAACCCGAAACCCACCGCTATGGCGGCCACGAGGCCATCGAGGCCGCCGAGACGGTCTTCCACCACGACAGCGTGGCCGCCGTCGAACAGCTACGCCTGCGGGCGGCGGACGCGGTCGGCGTCGAGCCGCAGGTGCTCGCCGCCGCCAACTACCTCGACCTCACCCGCCAGGTCCACGGCGACCGGTGGACCGACTGGTGGCTGCGCGACCCGCGGGACGAGGAGCACCACGCCTACTTCCGGGAACGCCGCGCGGCGGCACTCCGCCTGCTGGACGGCGGGCTCCGGGCCGCGTTCCCCGCCGAGGGCGCTGCCGCCGCGCTCACCGCCCTCGACGCCAGGGCGGCCGCCATGCGCGCCTATGCCTCCGTGGCCGCCGACCCATCGGTGCTGGCGAGTGTGTTGCATATGCACCACAACCGGCTGATCGGCACCTCACGCACCTCCGAAGGCCGTTCGCTGGCGGTGGCGCGTGGCCTCGCCCAGGCCGAACACGGACGGCGGAGGCATCTCGGATGA
- a CDS encoding lanthionine synthetase C family protein, translated as MTTEASRVTAEASRVTAASAGRWDPGTVVAEIGARIRDHVTNTRTGDFSAAGLGMGASGAALFLSELSRNDPGLRPTVHALLAAEAGYAGARGPGLITGLGSLGFAAKHAARSPRDYATVRGRVDATLRHRLGTVLDAEYERMESGVPGADREHFDVVSGVTGLGRYFLAEPSDPEAVHDVLRYLVALTEPVKAGSGPLPGWFSPPWPAAVDPRRREWVLDLGLAHGIAGPLALLSLCWTRGLRVPGHDTAIRRIARWLMSWRQEDPDAGPGWPGTVSADQELAPTRPALGPGRASWCYGAPGIARALQLAGVALGEDAWVHTAAEAMRAVFARPDGPRGLDDPGLCHGLAGLARITGRIADELDDASLSARADEIAERLCARFDPGTAFGFPTAPVLPLRPEPLDAPTFLEGAAGVALVLLGRSTPPAGTADGEVPWDAALLLA; from the coding sequence ATGACGACGGAGGCATCTCGGGTGACGGCGGAGGCATCTCGGGTGACGGCGGCATCAGCCGGGCGGTGGGACCCCGGCACGGTGGTGGCCGAGATCGGCGCCCGTATCCGCGACCACGTCACCAACACCCGCACCGGGGACTTTTCCGCTGCCGGGCTCGGCATGGGTGCCTCGGGGGCGGCGCTGTTCCTCAGCGAGCTGAGCAGGAACGATCCGGGCCTGCGCCCGACCGTCCACGCCCTGCTGGCGGCGGAGGCCGGGTACGCCGGTGCCAGAGGTCCCGGGCTGATCACGGGCCTGGGCAGTCTCGGCTTCGCCGCCAAGCACGCCGCCCGCTCGCCCCGGGACTACGCCACCGTACGGGGCCGAGTGGACGCGACCCTGCGGCATCGCCTCGGAACGGTCCTCGACGCCGAGTACGAGCGAATGGAATCCGGTGTCCCCGGGGCGGACCGGGAACACTTCGACGTCGTCTCCGGTGTGACCGGCCTCGGCCGGTACTTCCTCGCCGAGCCGTCCGACCCCGAAGCGGTCCACGACGTGCTGCGGTATCTCGTCGCCCTCACCGAGCCCGTCAAGGCCGGGTCCGGGCCGCTGCCCGGCTGGTTCAGCCCCCCGTGGCCCGCCGCGGTGGACCCGCGGCGGCGGGAGTGGGTGCTCGACCTGGGGCTCGCCCACGGCATCGCCGGGCCGCTCGCGCTGCTGTCCCTGTGCTGGACGCGCGGACTGCGCGTCCCCGGCCACGACACGGCCATCCGCCGTATCGCCCGGTGGCTGATGAGCTGGCGCCAGGAGGACCCGGACGCGGGCCCCGGCTGGCCCGGTACGGTCTCCGCCGACCAGGAGCTGGCCCCCACCCGGCCCGCTCTGGGGCCGGGGCGCGCGAGCTGGTGCTACGGCGCTCCGGGAATCGCCCGCGCGCTGCAGCTCGCCGGAGTCGCGCTGGGCGAGGACGCGTGGGTGCACACCGCGGCGGAGGCGATGAGGGCGGTCTTCGCCCGCCCCGACGGACCGCGGGGGCTGGACGATCCCGGACTGTGCCACGGCCTCGCCGGGCTGGCCCGGATCACCGGGCGTATCGCCGACGAGCTGGACGACGCGTCGCTGTCCGCGCGGGCGGACGAGATCGCCGAGCGGCTGTGCGCCCGCTTCGACCCCGGCACGGCCTTCGGTTTTCCCACCGCGCCGGTGCTACCGCTCCGGCCGGAGCCGCTGGACGCGCCGACGTTCCTGGAGGGCGCGGCGGGCGTCGCCCTCGTCCTGCTCGGCCGGAGCACGCCGCCCGCCGGAACCGCCGACGGTGAGGTGCCGTGGGACGCCGCCCTGCTTCTGGCGTGA
- a CDS encoding transcriptional regulator, which translates to MSTGRSATRMGPAELVQAAAMARRFYLEGKSKIQIAEEFGVSRFKVARVLETALERDLVRIEIRVPAELDAERSDALRARYGLRHAVVVESPADAEADTPDPENLGEVAADLLGELVTEGDVLGLAWGRSTIHMAAALHRLPPCTVVQLTGVYDAGTAERGSVEAVRRAAAVSGGEAHPIYAPMLLPDTATADALRGQTGIARAFEYFDKVTVACVSIGSWEAGISTVYDMLTEKERAHYESLGAAAEMSAHLFDAEGRRIGRDLGERCITVEADRLRRIPEVVAIAGGRRKAEAIGAVLRSGLVTSLVTDTAAADYLLAETTPAAHPALDRADPDGV; encoded by the coding sequence GTGTCGACGGGCCGTTCAGCCACGCGGATGGGACCCGCCGAACTGGTGCAGGCGGCGGCCATGGCGCGCCGCTTCTACCTCGAGGGCAAGTCCAAGATCCAGATCGCCGAGGAGTTCGGCGTCAGCCGCTTCAAGGTCGCGCGGGTGCTCGAGACGGCGCTCGAGCGCGATCTGGTGCGCATCGAGATCCGGGTTCCCGCCGAGCTCGACGCGGAGCGCTCCGACGCCCTGCGCGCCCGCTACGGGCTGCGCCACGCGGTCGTCGTGGAGTCCCCGGCCGACGCCGAGGCGGACACCCCGGACCCGGAGAACCTCGGCGAGGTCGCCGCGGACCTGCTGGGCGAGCTGGTGACCGAGGGGGATGTGCTGGGGCTGGCCTGGGGGCGGTCCACGATCCACATGGCGGCCGCGCTGCACCGGCTGCCCCCGTGCACCGTCGTCCAGCTCACCGGCGTGTACGACGCGGGCACGGCCGAGCGCGGCTCGGTCGAGGCGGTGCGCCGCGCCGCCGCCGTCTCGGGCGGGGAGGCGCACCCCATCTACGCGCCGATGCTGCTGCCGGACACGGCCACCGCGGACGCCCTGCGCGGCCAGACCGGTATCGCCCGCGCCTTCGAGTACTTCGACAAGGTCACCGTGGCCTGCGTCTCCATCGGCTCCTGGGAGGCCGGGATCTCCACGGTCTACGACATGCTGACCGAGAAGGAGCGGGCCCACTACGAGAGCCTGGGCGCCGCCGCCGAGATGTCGGCCCACCTCTTCGACGCCGAGGGCCGCCGCATCGGCCGCGACCTGGGCGAGCGCTGCATCACCGTGGAGGCCGACCGGCTGCGCCGGATCCCCGAGGTGGTCGCCATCGCCGGTGGCCGCCGTAAGGCCGAGGCGATCGGGGCGGTGCTGAGGTCCGGCCTGGTCACCAGCCTGGTCACGGACACCGCCGCCGCGGACTACCTGCTCGCCGAAACCACCCCCGCCGCCCACCCCGCCCTGGACCGCGCCGACCCGGACGGCGTGTAG
- a CDS encoding ribulose-phosphate 3-epimerase — protein sequence MALQINPSILSADFSRLADEAKAVEGADWLHVDVMDNHFVPNLTLGVPVVESLGRATETPLDCHLMIDDPDRWAPQYIEAGAGSVTFHVEAAAAPVRLAREIRAKGARASMALKPATPIEPYEDLLPELDMLLVMTVEPGFGGQAFLDIMLPKIRRTRQLIDKHGLQMWLQVDGGVSAATIERCAEAGADVFVAGSAVYGADDPAKAVQALRQLAEKATGTPGT from the coding sequence ATGGCCTTGCAGATCAACCCCAGCATCCTGTCCGCGGACTTCTCCCGCCTCGCGGATGAGGCGAAGGCGGTCGAGGGTGCCGACTGGCTCCACGTCGACGTCATGGACAACCACTTCGTCCCCAACCTCACCCTCGGGGTTCCGGTGGTCGAGTCGCTGGGCAGGGCCACGGAAACCCCGCTGGACTGCCATCTCATGATCGACGACCCGGACCGCTGGGCGCCGCAGTACATCGAGGCGGGCGCCGGTTCCGTCACCTTCCATGTGGAGGCCGCGGCCGCGCCGGTGCGGCTGGCGCGCGAGATCCGGGCCAAGGGCGCGCGGGCCTCGATGGCGCTCAAGCCGGCCACGCCCATCGAGCCGTACGAGGATCTGCTGCCCGAGCTGGACATGCTGCTGGTGATGACCGTGGAACCCGGCTTCGGCGGCCAGGCGTTCCTGGACATCATGCTGCCGAAGATCCGCCGTACCCGGCAGCTCATCGACAAGCATGGACTCCAGATGTGGCTCCAGGTGGACGGCGGGGTCTCGGCCGCCACCATCGAGCGGTGCGCCGAGGCGGGCGCCGATGTCTTCGTGGCGGGCTCGGCCGTCTACGGCGCCGACGACCCGGCCAAGGCCGTACAGGCACTGCGCCAGCTCGCCGAGAAGGCGACTGGCACCCCCGGAACATGA